The window GCACCCGCGGGACGTCAAGCAGCGCCTTGCGCATGCGATCACCGCGCGCCACTGGGACGCGGCGGCGGCCGACGCCGCGGCGGCGGAGTTCACCCGCGTGTTCCGGGAGCACGAACGGCCGGACGAGATTCCCGACGTCGCGCTGAGCCGGGCGCGGGCGCGCAACGGCACAATGCGATTGGCGCACCTGCTCGTGGCCCTCGGGCTCGCGCCGACCAACAGCGAGGCGCGCCGGCTGATCGATCAGGGCGGCGTGAGCCTCGACGAAACCCGGGCGACCGGCGACGCCGATGTGCCCCTGCGCGACGGACTCGTCGTGCGCGTGGGCCGCCGGCGGTTCGCGCGCGTGCGGTTGACCGCTTAGCGCCGGGCGCTCCCGCCGCGGAGCCGTCTCCGCGACCGGTGGTGGGATCGGAGGCTGCGTTCGTGCGGCGAGTTTGGTTGACGCTTCGAAGCGCCGTCCCTATACTAGGGCCGTGCTGTGGGCCCTTAGCTCAGGTGGTTAGAGCGCACCCCTGATAAGGGTGAGGTCCGTGGTTCGAGTCCACGAGGGCCCACCATATTTTTCGGTGTTTCGGAGCGGCCTCAGCGCCTCTTGATCATCGTAATACTAACGCCTTGCCGCCCGTCGTCGGTCTTGATCTTCACGTCATCAACCAGCGCAGCGATCAAGTAGAGTCCCATCCCGCAGGGTAGGATGGAAGCGATGTAGGAACCTCGGGGGGCGACACCGCTGCACCTGCGTTACGAATCGCAACCACAAACGCCTCGGGCTGCGCTGCGAAGTCCACCGTGACCGGACCGACGCCGTCTGCATAGGCATGAGCCCGAGCATTGCTCGGCGCCTCGCCGGTCGCGAGTTCCAATTCCCGCGCCTTTTCGTCGGACAGCCCCTCTTGCTTGACGCTGGCATAGATCATTCGACGCGCTACCCTAAGGGTCTCGGGCTCTGTTTCCAGGTTGATGGAGAGCGTCCAGGTCCCGGTCATCATTCCCTCTGCGAGACGCGGCATCGTTGGTTTCTCAATTTGGTCCGCCTCCATGCAAAGGTGATCGCAAAGGATCACATATTCTTGAGTCTGAGCGCCGTGTTTCGAAACATGGCCGCGACGGATCTTGAGGGGCTGGCGCGGTCTGCGCGCGCGCGCTCGTTGCGCAAAGGAGAATTCTAGTTTCACCAGGGGGAACCGGCGAGGGACGTCTACGTGCTGACGAGCGGCACGGTGAAACTTGTTCACACAGATCCGGACGGGGAAAGCCTGATTCTCCGCGTCGTCGTGCCGGTGCAACACTTCGGGGACGGGGCGGATTGGGCTCGGGGAAACGATCCGGTTTGCCTCTGCGGAGGCAATGCGGGATTCCCGGGCGCTTGTCTGGGACAGCTCGGCGATTCTTCGTGTCCTGCTGGCGCACCCGCCGGTCGCCGTAAACGCGATTCGCTGGCTAGAGGAGTTGCTCGAGGTTGAACGGAGCCGGCTGCAAGACTTTGTATCGGCGGATGTAAGCCGGCGGCTCGCCAGGCTCTTCCTTCGCCTCAGCCAATCCTTCGGCCGTAAGACACGAGGCGCCGTCGTGCTCGAGGTGCCGCTTTCACGACAGGACTTGGCCGAGCTCGTCATCACCTCGCCGTACACGGTCAGTCGTATTCTGGCCGACTGGCGGCGTCGAGACATCCTTGACGCGCAGCGCGGCCGAATCGTTGTCCGGGACCAAGAACGCCTCGCTTCGATAGCCGAAGAGCACGCACCCGAGTCGAATGCTGCGAGACGGGACGCCGGCGTCCACTGACGAGAACAAGGCCGTCGTCCAATATCTGAGGCACATGCCGCTCGCGGGGGGTGGTCGGGATGATCTGGACGGGCGAGACCATGGAGGTCGAGATCGTGAAGCGCGCCGGCATGGCCGGCAGATTCGAGAAATGACGAGACCAAGAAAGTCTTCGCCATCAAGAAACACCGACGGGCCCATTTCGGTTCTTGTCGCAGATGACGACGGCGTCCTCACGCGGGTGGATCACCCAAACTACCGGGTCGTGTTTCGCGTGTCTCTGGAATGACTAGCGCGTCAGGATCCCAAGAAGTCTCCAGTACGGTAGGCTCGCCGCCAGGGCGAGCAGCGTCACGACAGTCAGCCCCACGCCGGCCAGACGGGCGTGACGGTCGGTGAACATCTCCCCGTCCGTGGCGTCCCGGACGAGCCGGCAGTAGTCGCTCTGACGGGGGGCAAGCCAGGCGTTGGCGGTGACCAGCACGACGAAGCCGACAACCCACGGGGCGAGGCCGAGCCTGGCGGCCGCCGGGACCAACGCGAGGCTCAGAAGCAGCGTGGCGGGAATCCAAGGGAGCACGAGCCGGACGCCGACGATCGCGAGCGCGAGCAGCATGACGAGCGCGGCCGGGCTTCCGGCGGAGTGCACGATCGGCACGAGCCGATTCGCGATCCACTCGTCGAATCCGACGCTGTGGAGCACTCCGCCGGTTCCCAGCAGGACGCCGAACAGCGCCAGGAAGCCCCACTCAATGGAGCTCCGGAAGCCTTCCCGGGTCAGCACATCCCCGGTGAGGGCCACAATGAGCGCGGTGGCCGCCACCCACGCGCTGTCGATGCGAAGAATCGGCTGGGCGACGAGCCCCACGAGCAGCACCCCGAGCGCGATGATCGTGACGCGTTCGGAGGACGCGAGCGGCCCGAGGACGCGCCGTTGGCGCTCCAGCGCGGCGGGGGCGATTCTCGGCGGCTCCGCCGGCCGCAGACCGACCAACAGTATCGCGGCGCAGCCCAGAAACAGAATCAGCCCGGCGGGAGCCGCGCCCAGGAACCACACGGCCCAGCTGAAGTGCGCGCGATCCGCGGCCGGCATCAGCGCAAACACGTAGAAATTCATCGCGAGACCGGTAAAGAAAATGCTGCTGAACGCCGCGTACCCGAATATGCCGGCGAACGCCAGGCCCGCGCTCCCCCGGCTCCGGGGCGGATATCCCAGGCCGCCGGCGAGCTCCTGCGCAAGCGGCGCTATCGCCGCAACGCGCGCGATCGAAAGCGGCATCAGCGGCGTGATGAGCGCTCCCCCGACCAGCAGCGCGAGCGCCTGGCCGGAGTAGGACGGCGGAAAGGTCCGCAGCAGCCGCAGCGCGGCGCGATAGAGCAGGCCGGAGCGCGACATCGCCGCGGCCAGGCCCAGGGCGCTGAGGGCCACCACGTAGGACGAGCTCGTGAACCCCGCCAGCGCCTGCCCGAGCGGTACTAGTCCCGCGAGCCCCCACGCGGTCACCATGGCCAGCGCGACGACGAAATCGGGCACCGGCTCCGTCAGCCACGCCAGCGCCGCCCCGATGACGATGAGGCCGACGTGCCAGCCCCTGGCCGTCAGTCCGCTCGGCGGAGCCACCGCCCAAAGGACGGCGGGGACGCCGATCGCGAGGGCGAACGACAGATTTCGCCCGAGCCGCGATGGAGCG is drawn from bacterium and contains these coding sequences:
- a CDS encoding Crp/Fnr family transcriptional regulator, whose product is MRDSRALVWDSSAILRVLLAHPPVAVNAIRWLEELLEVERSRLQDFVSADVSRRLARLFLRLSQSFGRKTRGAVVLEVPLSRQDLAELVITSPYTVSRILADWRRRDILDAQRGRIVVRDQERLASIAEEHAPESNAARRDAGVH
- a CDS encoding SLC13 family permease — its product is MTAEPVEALIRGIPFFSSLDRLDIARLTGALEEVAFAAGTVIFSEGAAADALYLLDEGQVTVSVRGSAGERSVATLQVPAHFGDLGLLLGRRTGSARAATDVRAWKLSRERFERVARERGHLGLMMATSLAELLDRRSREHAGVPATTATALPIRLDAPRSAPSRLGRNLSFALAIGVPAVLWAVAPPSGLTARGWHVGLIVIGAALAWLTEPVPDFVVALAMVTAWGLAGLVPLGQALAGFTSSSYVVALSALGLAAAMSRSGLLYRAALRLLRTFPPSYSGQALALLVGGALITPLMPLSIARVAAIAPLAQELAGGLGYPPRSRGSAGLAFAGIFGYAAFSSIFFTGLAMNFYVFALMPAADRAHFSWAVWFLGAAPAGLILFLGCAAILLVGLRPAEPPRIAPAALERQRRVLGPLASSERVTIIALGVLLVGLVAQPILRIDSAWVAATALIVALTGDVLTREGFRSSIEWGFLALFGVLLGTGGVLHSVGFDEWIANRLVPIVHSAGSPAALVMLLALAIVGVRLVLPWIPATLLLSLALVPAAARLGLAPWVVGFVVLVTANAWLAPRQSDYCRLVRDATDGEMFTDRHARLAGVGLTVVTLLALAASLPYWRLLGILTR
- a CDS encoding ATP-binding protein, with the protein product MKLEFSFAQRARARRPRQPLKIRRGHVSKHGAQTQEYVILCDHLCMEADQIEKPTMPRLAEGMMTGTWTLSINLETEPETLRVARRMIYASVKQEGLSDEKARELELATGEAPSNARAHAYADGVGPVTVDFAAQPEAFVVAIRNAGAAVSPPEVPTSLPSYPAGWDST